The Streptomyces aurantiacus genome includes a region encoding these proteins:
- a CDS encoding beta-galactosidase yields MTAHEAPARPGLADVTRGRILFGGDYNPEQWPEETWHEDVRLMKAAGVNSVTLGVFSWAKLEPRPGEREFGWLDRLMDLMHENGIGVVLATPTSSPPPWLGRLHPDTLPRDEDGRTEWWGGRQHFSHSSATYRRHAAAITEDLAARYGSHPALTMWHINNEYCTFDWGDEAAVTFRRWLRNRYGTLDALNTAWGTAFWSQGYGDWEEILPPRHAHYMKNPTQVLDFRRYTCDMLLECYAAERDIVRRYSPDLPVTTNFMPMWVGQDAWKWVQEEDVVSVDIYPDPRDPFGAQNGALIQDMTRSQARGPWMLMEQAAGPVNWRGVNHPKPRGLNRLWSLQAVARGADAVCYFQWRQSRQGAEKFHSGMVSHAGEQGRTYQEIRQLGTELVCLKGEVTGRHSVSEVAILHEWNAWWAGSQDGRLSSEVDHPQVVRAWHRALWEAHVTTDFAHPERDLSAYRLVVVPQLYLLTDAAIDNLVAYVRGGGTLVCGFLTGVADEDDRVRPGGMDGRLRELFGIRTLHEWWPLDRGEHAECDGFRGTLWSEEIEAGEGVAEAVYQGGELDGLPAVLRRGRAWYVSTLPEPAALRELLEGVAAEAGVRPVLEGLPAQVEAVRRGDLLFVLNHGRDPITVAVPGTYRDLLGGRQVTDSVELGRYGAAVLSP; encoded by the coding sequence ATGACCGCCCACGAGGCGCCCGCCCGGCCGGGCCTCGCCGACGTCACCCGCGGGCGCATCCTCTTCGGCGGCGACTACAACCCCGAGCAGTGGCCCGAGGAGACCTGGCACGAGGACGTACGCCTGATGAAGGCGGCCGGCGTCAACTCCGTCACCCTCGGCGTCTTCTCCTGGGCGAAGCTCGAACCGCGGCCGGGAGAGCGGGAGTTCGGCTGGCTCGACCGCCTGATGGACCTCATGCACGAGAACGGCATCGGGGTCGTCCTCGCCACCCCCACCTCCTCGCCGCCGCCCTGGCTGGGCCGCCTCCACCCGGACACACTGCCCCGCGACGAGGACGGGCGCACCGAGTGGTGGGGAGGCCGCCAGCACTTCTCGCACTCCAGCGCCACCTACCGCCGCCACGCCGCCGCCATCACCGAGGACCTGGCCGCCCGCTACGGAAGCCATCCCGCCCTCACGATGTGGCACATCAACAACGAGTACTGCACGTTCGACTGGGGCGACGAGGCCGCCGTCACCTTCCGCCGCTGGCTGCGGAACAGGTACGGCACGCTCGACGCCCTCAACACCGCGTGGGGCACGGCCTTCTGGAGCCAGGGCTACGGCGACTGGGAGGAGATCCTGCCGCCGCGCCACGCCCACTACATGAAGAACCCCACGCAGGTGCTGGACTTCAGGCGCTACACCTGCGACATGCTCCTGGAGTGTTACGCCGCCGAGCGTGACATCGTCCGCCGGTACTCCCCGGACCTCCCGGTGACCACCAACTTCATGCCGATGTGGGTGGGCCAGGACGCCTGGAAGTGGGTCCAGGAGGAGGACGTCGTCTCCGTCGACATCTATCCCGACCCGCGCGACCCCTTCGGCGCGCAGAACGGCGCGCTCATCCAGGACATGACGCGCTCCCAGGCCCGTGGACCGTGGATGCTGATGGAGCAGGCCGCGGGACCGGTGAACTGGCGGGGCGTCAACCATCCCAAGCCGCGCGGCCTCAACCGTCTGTGGTCCCTCCAGGCCGTCGCCCGGGGCGCCGACGCCGTCTGCTACTTCCAGTGGCGGCAGTCCAGGCAGGGCGCGGAGAAGTTCCACTCGGGCATGGTCAGCCACGCGGGGGAACAGGGGCGCACCTACCAGGAGATCAGGCAGCTGGGCACCGAACTAGTCTGCCTCAAGGGCGAGGTGACGGGCCGTCACTCCGTGTCCGAGGTGGCGATCCTCCACGAGTGGAACGCCTGGTGGGCGGGGTCCCAGGACGGCCGGCTCTCCTCCGAGGTCGACCATCCGCAGGTCGTGCGCGCCTGGCACCGCGCCCTGTGGGAGGCCCATGTCACCACGGACTTCGCGCACCCCGAGCGCGACCTGTCCGCGTACAGGCTGGTCGTCGTACCCCAGCTGTACCTGCTCACCGACGCTGCGATCGACAACCTCGTCGCGTACGTACGGGGCGGCGGCACCCTGGTCTGCGGCTTCCTGACCGGGGTCGCGGACGAGGACGACCGGGTGCGGCCCGGCGGCATGGACGGGCGGCTGCGAGAGCTCTTCGGGATCCGGACCCTGCACGAGTGGTGGCCCCTCGACCGCGGGGAGCACGCCGAGTGCGACGGCTTCCGGGGCACGCTGTGGTCCGAGGAGATCGAGGCCGGGGAGGGTGTCGCGGAGGCCGTCTACCAGGGCGGTGAACTGGACGGGCTCCCGGCGGTACTGCGCAGGGGCCGCGCCTGGTACGTCTCCACGCTGCCCGAACCCGCCGCGCTGCGAGAGCTGTTGGAGGGCGTGGCCGCCGAGGCCGGGGTGCGGCCGGTGCTCGAAGGGCTGCCCGCACAGGTCGAGGCCGTGCGCCGGGGAGACCTCCTCTTCGTCCTCAACCACGGGCGGGACCCAATCACGGTGGCCGTGCCCGGAACGTACCGGGACCTGCTCGGCGGCCGACAGGTCACAGACTCCGTGGAGCTGGGCCGCTACGGGGCGGCGGTGCTGTCGCCGTGA